The following coding sequences are from one Macaca nemestrina isolate mMacNem1 chromosome 1, mMacNem.hap1, whole genome shotgun sequence window:
- the LOC105484863 gene encoding high affinity immunoglobulin alpha and immunoglobulin mu Fc receptor isoform X1: protein MDGEATLKLREQKVANRRAGWKMPFFLILCLLQGSSFALPQKRPHPRWLWEGSLPSRTHLRTMGTLRPSSSLCWREESSFAAPNALKGSRLVSGEPGGAVTIRCHYAPSSVNRHQRKYWCRLGPPRWICQTIVSTSHYTHHRYRDRVALTDFPQRGLFVVRLSQLSPDDIGCYLCGIGSENAMLFLSMNLTISAGPSSTLPTATPAVGELTMRSYGTAFPVANRWIPGTTQTSGQGTAWDTVASTPGTSMTTASAEGSQTPGATRLAAPGTGSWAEGSVKVPAPIPESPAAKSRSMSGTTEGVWGGTRSSVTNGVRASKDRREMTTTKADRPKEDTEGVRITLDVAKNVLGTIRPPALVSETLAWEILPQATPVSKQQSLGYVGETTPAVGLWTLGTPAAGVWTSIEAASGEGSAAGDLDAATGDRGPQATLSQAPAVGPWRPPGKESSVKSAFPEEKSSSRTLAPVSTMLALFMLMALVLLQRKLRRRRISQEAERVTLIQMTHFLEVNLQPDQLPHVERKMLQDDSLPAEASLTAPERNPGP from the exons ATGGATGGAGAGGCcacactgaagctcagagaacaaAAG GTTGCCAACAGGAGGGCAGGATGGAAAATGCCTTTCTTCCTCATACTGTGCCTGCTACAAG GTTCTTCTTTCGCCCTTCCACAAAAAAGACCCCATCCGAGATGGCTGTGGGAGGGCTCTCTCCCCTCCAGGACCCATCTCCGGACCATGGGAACACTCAGGCCTTCGTCATCCCTCTGCTGGAGGGAGGAGAGCTCCTTTGCAG CTCCAAATGCATTGAAGGGCTCAAGGCTGGTGTCTGGGGAGCCTGGAGGAGCTGTCACCATCCGCTGCCATTATGCCCCCTCATCTGTCAACAGGCACCAAAGGAAGTACTGGTGCCGTCTGGGGCCCCCAAGATGGATCTGCCAGACCATTGTGTCCACCAGCCACTACACTCACCATCGCTATCGTGACCGTGTGGCCCTCACAGACTTTCCACAGAGAGGCCTGTTTGTGGTGAGGCTGTCCCAACTGTCCCCGGATGACATCGGATGCTACCTCTGCGGCATTGGAAGTGAAAATGCCATGCTGTTCTTAAGCATGAATCTGACCATCTCTGCAG GTCCCTCCAGCACCCTCCccacagccactccagctgtTGGGGAGCTCACCATGCGATCCTATGGAACAGCATTTCCGGTGGCCAATAGATGGATCCCAGGAACCACCCAGACCTCAGGACAGGGGACAGCATGGGACACAGTTGCTTCAACTCCAGGAACCAGCATGACCACAGCTTCAGCTGAGGGAAGCCAAACCCCAGGAGCAACGAGGCTAGCAGCTCCAGGGACAGGCAGCTGGGCGGAGGGTTCCGTCAAAGTACCAGCTCCCATTCCAGAGAGTCCAGCTGCAAAAAGCAGAAGCATGTCCGGTACAACAGAAGGTGTTTGGGGGGGCACCAGAAGCTCAGTGACAAACGGGGTGAGAGCCAGCAAGGACAGGAGGGAGATGACAACTACCAAGGCTGATAGGCCAAAGGAGGACACAGAGGGGGTCAGGATCACTCTTGATGTGGCCAAAAATGTCCTAGGAACCATTAGGCCACCAGCTCTGGTCTCAGAAACTCTGGCCTGGGAAATCCTCCCACAAGCAACGCCAGTTTCTAAGCAACAATCTCTGGGCTACGTTGGAGAAACAACTCCAGCTGTAGGCTTGTGGACCTTGGGAACTCCAGCTGCAGGTGTGTGGACCAGCATAGAGGCAGCATCTGGGGAAGGAAGTGCTGCAGGGGACCTAGATGCTGCCACTGGAGACAGAGGTCCCCAAGCAACGCTGAGCCAGGCCCCGGCAGTAGGACCCTGGAGGCCCCCTGGCAAGGAGTCCTCTGTGAAGAG TGCTTTTCCAGAAGAGAAGAGCAGCTCTCGGACCCTGGCTCCTGTCTCTACCATGCTGGCCCTGTTTATGCTTATGGCTCTGGTTCTATTGCAAAGGAAGCTCCGGAGAAGGAGGATCT CTCAGGAGGCAGAAAGGGTCACCCTAATTCAGATGACACATTTTCTGGAAGTGAACCTCCAACCAGACCAGCTGCCCCATGTGGAAAGAAAGATGCTCCAGGATGACTCTCTTCCTGCTGAGGCCAGCCTGACTGCCCCAGAGAGGAATCCAGGACCCTGA
- the LOC105484863 gene encoding high affinity immunoglobulin alpha and immunoglobulin mu Fc receptor isoform X2, giving the protein MENAFLPHTVPATRFFFRPSTKKTPSEMAVGGLSPLQDPSPDHGNTQAFVIPLLEGGELLCRHQRKYWCRLGPPRWICQTIVSTSHYTHHRYRDRVALTDFPQRGLFVVRLSQLSPDDIGCYLCGIGSENAMLFLSMNLTISAGPSSTLPTATPAVGELTMRSYGTAFPVANRWIPGTTQTSGQGTAWDTVASTPGTSMTTASAEGSQTPGATRLAAPGTGSWAEGSVKVPAPIPESPAAKSRSMSGTTEGVWGGTRSSVTNGVRASKDRREMTTTKADRPKEDTEGVRITLDVAKNVLGTIRPPALVSETLAWEILPQATPVSKQQSLGYVGETTPAVGLWTLGTPAAGVWTSIEAASGEGSAAGDLDAATGDRGPQATLSQAPAVGPWRPPGKESSVKSAFPEEKSSSRTLAPVSTMLALFMLMALVLLQRKLRRRRISQEAERVTLIQMTHFLEVNLQPDQLPHVERKMLQDDSLPAEASLTAPERNPGP; this is encoded by the exons ATGGAAAATGCCTTTCTTCCTCATACTGTGCCTGCTACAAG GTTCTTCTTTCGCCCTTCCACAAAAAAGACCCCATCCGAGATGGCTGTGGGAGGGCTCTCTCCCCTCCAGGACCCATCTCCGGACCATGGGAACACTCAGGCCTTCGTCATCCCTCTGCTGGAGGGAGGAGAGCTCCTTTGCAG GCACCAAAGGAAGTACTGGTGCCGTCTGGGGCCCCCAAGATGGATCTGCCAGACCATTGTGTCCACCAGCCACTACACTCACCATCGCTATCGTGACCGTGTGGCCCTCACAGACTTTCCACAGAGAGGCCTGTTTGTGGTGAGGCTGTCCCAACTGTCCCCGGATGACATCGGATGCTACCTCTGCGGCATTGGAAGTGAAAATGCCATGCTGTTCTTAAGCATGAATCTGACCATCTCTGCAG GTCCCTCCAGCACCCTCCccacagccactccagctgtTGGGGAGCTCACCATGCGATCCTATGGAACAGCATTTCCGGTGGCCAATAGATGGATCCCAGGAACCACCCAGACCTCAGGACAGGGGACAGCATGGGACACAGTTGCTTCAACTCCAGGAACCAGCATGACCACAGCTTCAGCTGAGGGAAGCCAAACCCCAGGAGCAACGAGGCTAGCAGCTCCAGGGACAGGCAGCTGGGCGGAGGGTTCCGTCAAAGTACCAGCTCCCATTCCAGAGAGTCCAGCTGCAAAAAGCAGAAGCATGTCCGGTACAACAGAAGGTGTTTGGGGGGGCACCAGAAGCTCAGTGACAAACGGGGTGAGAGCCAGCAAGGACAGGAGGGAGATGACAACTACCAAGGCTGATAGGCCAAAGGAGGACACAGAGGGGGTCAGGATCACTCTTGATGTGGCCAAAAATGTCCTAGGAACCATTAGGCCACCAGCTCTGGTCTCAGAAACTCTGGCCTGGGAAATCCTCCCACAAGCAACGCCAGTTTCTAAGCAACAATCTCTGGGCTACGTTGGAGAAACAACTCCAGCTGTAGGCTTGTGGACCTTGGGAACTCCAGCTGCAGGTGTGTGGACCAGCATAGAGGCAGCATCTGGGGAAGGAAGTGCTGCAGGGGACCTAGATGCTGCCACTGGAGACAGAGGTCCCCAAGCAACGCTGAGCCAGGCCCCGGCAGTAGGACCCTGGAGGCCCCCTGGCAAGGAGTCCTCTGTGAAGAG TGCTTTTCCAGAAGAGAAGAGCAGCTCTCGGACCCTGGCTCCTGTCTCTACCATGCTGGCCCTGTTTATGCTTATGGCTCTGGTTCTATTGCAAAGGAAGCTCCGGAGAAGGAGGATCT CTCAGGAGGCAGAAAGGGTCACCCTAATTCAGATGACACATTTTCTGGAAGTGAACCTCCAACCAGACCAGCTGCCCCATGTGGAAAGAAAGATGCTCCAGGATGACTCTCTTCCTGCTGAGGCCAGCCTGACTGCCCCAGAGAGGAATCCAGGACCCTGA
- the LOC105484863 gene encoding high affinity immunoglobulin alpha and immunoglobulin mu Fc receptor isoform X4 codes for MPFFLILCLLQGSSFALPQKRPHPRWLWEGSLPSRTHLRTMGTLRPSSSLCWREESSFAAPNALKGSRLVSGEPGGAVTIRCHYAPSSVNRHQRKYWCRLGPPRWICQTIVSTSHYTHHRYRDRVALTDFPQRGLFVVRLSQLSPDDIGCYLCGIGSENAMLFLSMNLTISAVLFQKRRAALGPWLLSLPCWPCLCLWLWFYCKGSSGEGGSLRRQKGSP; via the exons ATGCCTTTCTTCCTCATACTGTGCCTGCTACAAG GTTCTTCTTTCGCCCTTCCACAAAAAAGACCCCATCCGAGATGGCTGTGGGAGGGCTCTCTCCCCTCCAGGACCCATCTCCGGACCATGGGAACACTCAGGCCTTCGTCATCCCTCTGCTGGAGGGAGGAGAGCTCCTTTGCAG CTCCAAATGCATTGAAGGGCTCAAGGCTGGTGTCTGGGGAGCCTGGAGGAGCTGTCACCATCCGCTGCCATTATGCCCCCTCATCTGTCAACAGGCACCAAAGGAAGTACTGGTGCCGTCTGGGGCCCCCAAGATGGATCTGCCAGACCATTGTGTCCACCAGCCACTACACTCACCATCGCTATCGTGACCGTGTGGCCCTCACAGACTTTCCACAGAGAGGCCTGTTTGTGGTGAGGCTGTCCCAACTGTCCCCGGATGACATCGGATGCTACCTCTGCGGCATTGGAAGTGAAAATGCCATGCTGTTCTTAAGCATGAATCTGACCATCTCTGCAG TGCTTTTCCAGAAGAGAAGAGCAGCTCTCGGACCCTGGCTCCTGTCTCTACCATGCTGGCCCTGTTTATGCTTATGGCTCTGGTTCTATTGCAAAGGAAGCTCCGGAGAAGGAGGATCT CTCAGGAGGCAGAAAGGGTCACCCTAA
- the LOC105484863 gene encoding high affinity immunoglobulin alpha and immunoglobulin mu Fc receptor isoform X3 — protein sequence MDGEATLKLREQKVANRRAGWKMPFFLILCLLQGSSFALPQKRPHPRWLWEGSLPSRTHLRTMGTLRPSSSLCWREESSFAAPNALKGSRLVSGEPGGAVTIRCHYAPSSVNRHQRKYWCRLGPPRWICQTIVSTSHYTHHRYRDRVALTDFPQRGLFVVRLSQLSPDDIGCYLCGIGSENAMLFLSMNLTISAGPSSTLPTATPAVGELTMRSYGTAFPVANRWIPGTTQTSGQGTAWDTVASTPGTSMTTASAEGSQTPGATRLAAPGTGSWAEGSVKVPAPIPESPAAKSRSMSGTTEGVWGGTRSSVTNGVRASKDRREMTTTKADRPKEDTEGVRITLDVAKNVLGTIRPPALVSETLAWEILPQATPVSKQQSLGYVGETTPAVGLWTLGTPAAGVWTSIEAASGEGSAAGDLDAATGDRGPQATLSQAPAVGPWRPPGKESSVKSAFPEEKSSSRTLAPVSTMLALFMLMALVLLQRKLRRRRI from the exons ATGGATGGAGAGGCcacactgaagctcagagaacaaAAG GTTGCCAACAGGAGGGCAGGATGGAAAATGCCTTTCTTCCTCATACTGTGCCTGCTACAAG GTTCTTCTTTCGCCCTTCCACAAAAAAGACCCCATCCGAGATGGCTGTGGGAGGGCTCTCTCCCCTCCAGGACCCATCTCCGGACCATGGGAACACTCAGGCCTTCGTCATCCCTCTGCTGGAGGGAGGAGAGCTCCTTTGCAG CTCCAAATGCATTGAAGGGCTCAAGGCTGGTGTCTGGGGAGCCTGGAGGAGCTGTCACCATCCGCTGCCATTATGCCCCCTCATCTGTCAACAGGCACCAAAGGAAGTACTGGTGCCGTCTGGGGCCCCCAAGATGGATCTGCCAGACCATTGTGTCCACCAGCCACTACACTCACCATCGCTATCGTGACCGTGTGGCCCTCACAGACTTTCCACAGAGAGGCCTGTTTGTGGTGAGGCTGTCCCAACTGTCCCCGGATGACATCGGATGCTACCTCTGCGGCATTGGAAGTGAAAATGCCATGCTGTTCTTAAGCATGAATCTGACCATCTCTGCAG GTCCCTCCAGCACCCTCCccacagccactccagctgtTGGGGAGCTCACCATGCGATCCTATGGAACAGCATTTCCGGTGGCCAATAGATGGATCCCAGGAACCACCCAGACCTCAGGACAGGGGACAGCATGGGACACAGTTGCTTCAACTCCAGGAACCAGCATGACCACAGCTTCAGCTGAGGGAAGCCAAACCCCAGGAGCAACGAGGCTAGCAGCTCCAGGGACAGGCAGCTGGGCGGAGGGTTCCGTCAAAGTACCAGCTCCCATTCCAGAGAGTCCAGCTGCAAAAAGCAGAAGCATGTCCGGTACAACAGAAGGTGTTTGGGGGGGCACCAGAAGCTCAGTGACAAACGGGGTGAGAGCCAGCAAGGACAGGAGGGAGATGACAACTACCAAGGCTGATAGGCCAAAGGAGGACACAGAGGGGGTCAGGATCACTCTTGATGTGGCCAAAAATGTCCTAGGAACCATTAGGCCACCAGCTCTGGTCTCAGAAACTCTGGCCTGGGAAATCCTCCCACAAGCAACGCCAGTTTCTAAGCAACAATCTCTGGGCTACGTTGGAGAAACAACTCCAGCTGTAGGCTTGTGGACCTTGGGAACTCCAGCTGCAGGTGTGTGGACCAGCATAGAGGCAGCATCTGGGGAAGGAAGTGCTGCAGGGGACCTAGATGCTGCCACTGGAGACAGAGGTCCCCAAGCAACGCTGAGCCAGGCCCCGGCAGTAGGACCCTGGAGGCCCCCTGGCAAGGAGTCCTCTGTGAAGAG TGCTTTTCCAGAAGAGAAGAGCAGCTCTCGGACCCTGGCTCCTGTCTCTACCATGCTGGCCCTGTTTATGCTTATGGCTCTGGTTCTATTGCAAAGGAAGCTCCGGAGAAGGAGGATCT GA